In Pseudonocardia sp. C8, one genomic interval encodes:
- the rplJ gene encoding 50S ribosomal protein L10 produces MAAPDKVAAVEEITDRFRESNASVVTEYRGLSVAKLTQLRRDLGADANFRVAKNTLVKRAAADAGVQGLDDLLAGPTAITFIQGEPVDAAKALKKFAKENPGLTIKGGYMDGRALSTAEVERLADLESREEMLAKLAGAMKANLSKAASLFNQPASQVARLAQALADKKAEGGETAPADEATAPADGDTAES; encoded by the coding sequence ATGGCAGCACCTGACAAGGTCGCGGCGGTCGAGGAGATCACCGACCGCTTCCGCGAGTCGAACGCCTCGGTCGTCACCGAGTACCGCGGGCTCAGCGTCGCCAAGCTGACCCAGCTGCGTCGGGACCTGGGTGCGGACGCGAACTTCCGCGTCGCGAAGAACACCCTGGTCAAGCGCGCGGCTGCGGACGCCGGGGTGCAGGGTCTGGACGACCTGCTCGCCGGGCCGACCGCGATCACGTTCATCCAGGGCGAGCCCGTCGACGCCGCGAAGGCGCTGAAGAAGTTCGCCAAGGAGAACCCCGGCCTGACGATCAAGGGCGGGTACATGGACGGGCGTGCCCTGTCCACCGCCGAGGTCGAGCGGCTCGCGGACCTCGAGTCCCGCGAGGAGATGCTGGCCAAGCTGGCCGGCGCGATGAAGGCGAACCTGTCCAAGGCCGCGTCGCTGTTCAACCAGCCGGCCTCCCAGGTCGCCCGCCTGGCTCAGGCGCTGGCGGACAAGAAGGCCGAGGGCGGCGAGACCGCACCGGCCGACGAGGCGACCGCCCCGGCCGACGGCGACACCGCCGAGAGCTGA
- the rplL gene encoding 50S ribosomal protein L7/L12: protein MAKLSTDELLDAFKELTLLELSDFVKKFEETFEVTAAAPVAVAAAGAPAAGEAAGAAEEEKDEFDVVLEGAGDKKIQVIKVVREVVSGLGLKEAKDLVESAPKALLEGVNKEAADAAKAKLEEAGASVTLK, encoded by the coding sequence ATGGCGAAGCTGTCCACCGACGAGCTGCTCGACGCCTTCAAGGAGCTCACCCTCCTGGAGCTCTCGGACTTCGTGAAGAAGTTCGAGGAGACCTTCGAGGTCACCGCCGCCGCCCCGGTCGCCGTCGCGGCCGCGGGTGCCCCCGCCGCCGGCGAGGCCGCGGGCGCGGCCGAGGAGGAGAAGGACGAGTTCGACGTCGTCCTCGAGGGCGCCGGCGACAAGAAGATCCAGGTCATCAAGGTCGTCCGCGAGGTCGTCTCCGGCCTGGGCCTCAAGGAGGCCAAGGACCTCGTCGAGTCCGCGCCGAAGGCGCTGCTCGAGGGCGTCAACAAGGAGGCCGCCGACGCGGCCAAGGCGAAGCTCGAGGAGGCCGGCGCGAGCGTCACCCTCAAGTGA
- a CDS encoding MCE family protein — translation MITKTVRWQLIALAVVTLVGVGYAGFRYAGVDRIFGATTYPVTVQLAESGGIFSGADVTYRGVSVGRVGPLTLTDSGVDVQLDINKDAPDIPADTRVVVGNLSPIGEQFVDLRPVTSGGETLASGTVIPQERTQTPVQINTFLTELDQLVSTVPKDSLRTVVAELGHGFQDTAQPLQQLLDTTGQFTRTATAALPQTTALIRDARPVLTTQNEVAPQFKEFSHGLREVAEQLKQSDPDIRRIIDDGPKAGHELSALLRESGPGLGESLANLRTVGELLEPRQAGLRQFLVTYPGMVAIGPNVVPGDGTAHLGLVLNVFDPPPCTQGYEGTDKRGGLDVSETPVNSDARCTEPPGSPTTVRGMQNVDRPEPLEVQDYSGNSGFPGHGGHSAGSGHDGPDGSGEGDSDAPRNDDGNPAQRAAAPGLVTDAAQILLGG, via the coding sequence GTGATCACCAAGACCGTCCGCTGGCAGCTGATCGCGCTGGCCGTCGTCACGCTCGTCGGGGTCGGCTACGCCGGTTTCCGCTACGCCGGGGTGGACCGGATCTTCGGGGCGACGACGTACCCGGTGACGGTGCAGCTCGCCGAGTCCGGCGGCATCTTCTCCGGGGCCGACGTCACCTACCGGGGAGTGAGCGTCGGCCGGGTCGGCCCGCTGACCCTGACCGACTCCGGGGTCGACGTCCAGCTGGACATCAACAAGGACGCCCCGGACATCCCGGCCGACACCCGCGTGGTCGTCGGCAACCTGTCACCGATCGGCGAGCAGTTCGTCGACCTGCGCCCGGTCACGTCCGGTGGCGAGACCCTCGCGTCCGGGACGGTGATCCCGCAGGAGCGCACCCAGACCCCGGTGCAGATCAACACCTTCCTGACCGAGCTCGACCAGCTGGTCTCCACCGTGCCGAAGGACTCGCTGCGCACCGTGGTCGCCGAGCTGGGCCACGGCTTCCAGGACACCGCGCAGCCGCTGCAGCAGCTGCTCGACACGACCGGGCAGTTCACCCGGACCGCGACCGCGGCGCTGCCACAGACGACCGCACTGATCCGGGACGCCCGGCCGGTGCTCACCACGCAGAACGAGGTCGCACCCCAGTTCAAGGAGTTCAGCCACGGCCTGCGCGAGGTCGCCGAGCAGCTCAAGCAGTCCGACCCGGACATCCGCCGGATCATCGACGACGGTCCGAAGGCCGGTCACGAGCTCAGCGCGCTGCTGCGGGAGAGCGGCCCCGGCCTCGGCGAGTCGCTCGCCAACCTGCGCACGGTCGGCGAGCTGCTGGAGCCCCGCCAGGCCGGGCTGCGCCAGTTCCTGGTGACCTATCCGGGGATGGTGGCCATCGGGCCGAACGTCGTGCCCGGCGACGGGACGGCGCACCTCGGTCTGGTGCTCAACGTGTTCGACCCGCCGCCGTGCACCCAGGGCTACGAAGGCACCGACAAGCGTGGCGGGCTGGACGTCTCCGAGACCCCGGTGAACTCCGACGCCCGCTGCACCGAGCCCCCCGGGAGCCCCACGACCGTGCGGGGAATGCAGAATGTCGACCGTCCGGAACCGCTGGAGGTCCAGGACTACTCGGGCAACTCCGGGTTCCCGGGCCACGGTGGGCACTCCGCCGGCTCCGGCCACGACGGCCCCGACGGCTCCGGCGAGGGGGACTCCGACGCCCCGCGGAACGACGACGGGAACCCCGCCCAGCGGGCCGCGGCCCCGGGCCTGGTCACCGACGCCGCCCAGATCCTGCTGGGCGGATGA
- a CDS encoding nuclear transport factor 2 family protein, whose amino-acid sequence MSTPRRRPTGGIRRPQVAGRPRTGRTDHDHDGSDAGEEIAARTGGVALDERAGPDEPTVAARAAAPVRTGAADEPADRPGDAPDGTAEAGEKPRRPLPLPAAPTTRKGAAALLAVTVLLTAAAAFFGYQWYGTAYTGSAANTALTDVGTTAEVSQQIGEAVTKVYSFDHARLQQAEEDARAVITPAFQPEFDRIFGSVKQLAPQQQAVVTATIPKSAVASIDGDRATVYVFVNQVIRRQAAGAPPQEGAAAARLRVDAELVDGRWKIAAMTPA is encoded by the coding sequence ATGTCCACTCCGCGCCGCCGCCCCACGGGCGGCATCCGCAGGCCCCAGGTCGCCGGGCGTCCGCGTACCGGCCGCACCGACCACGACCACGACGGTTCCGACGCCGGCGAGGAGATCGCCGCCCGCACCGGCGGGGTCGCCCTCGACGAGCGCGCCGGACCCGACGAGCCCACCGTCGCGGCCCGCGCCGCCGCCCCGGTCCGGACCGGCGCCGCGGACGAGCCGGCCGACCGGCCCGGCGACGCGCCCGACGGCACCGCCGAGGCCGGGGAGAAGCCCCGGCGCCCGCTCCCGCTGCCGGCCGCGCCGACGACCCGCAAGGGCGCCGCGGCGCTGCTGGCGGTGACCGTGCTGCTCACCGCGGCAGCCGCGTTCTTCGGCTACCAGTGGTACGGCACCGCGTACACCGGCTCGGCCGCGAACACGGCGCTCACCGACGTCGGGACGACCGCCGAGGTGAGCCAGCAGATCGGCGAGGCCGTCACGAAGGTCTACTCGTTCGACCACGCCCGGCTCCAGCAGGCCGAGGAGGACGCCCGCGCGGTGATCACCCCGGCGTTCCAGCCGGAGTTCGACCGGATCTTCGGCAGCGTCAAGCAGCTCGCCCCGCAGCAGCAGGCGGTCGTGACCGCGACGATCCCGAAGTCGGCGGTCGCGAGCATCGACGGCGACCGGGCGACCGTGTACGTCTTCGTCAACCAGGTGATCCGCCGGCAGGCGGCGGGCGCGCCCCCGCAGGAGGGTGCCGCCGCGGCCCGGCTCCGGGTCGACGCCGAGCTCGTCGACGGACGCTGGAAGATCGCGGCCATGACCCCGGCCTGA